One genomic segment of Candidatus Woesearchaeota archaeon includes these proteins:
- a CDS encoding HAD family hydrolase: protein MTKAIIFDLWGTIIENGVYPSPTKQVKYFLRTQIQFSEFITTFEDTFMTKEYESLQQAFEQVVKDFNLRIPEFVYEKLVGTWNKNAILSKMQEDTEDAFKELKEKGYKLFLLANIDKFSYEQVNSKFKLDELFDKTYKSFETGLLKMNPKSYFKILEENDLKPEDVVMVGDCIVSDMQSAENAGIRGVLIDRRDKREYENKIVSLKDLLALLENMN from the coding sequence ATGACAAAAGCAATAATTTTTGATTTATGGGGTACAATAATAGAAAATGGGGTGTATCCAAGCCCAACAAAACAAGTAAAATATTTTTTACGAACTCAAATACAATTCTCAGAATTTATAACTACTTTTGAAGATACATTTATGACTAAGGAATATGAATCTTTACAGCAAGCTTTTGAGCAAGTAGTTAAAGATTTTAATTTAAGAATACCTGAGTTTGTGTATGAAAAACTTGTAGGGACTTGGAATAAAAATGCGATTTTATCTAAAATGCAAGAAGACACAGAAGATGCATTTAAAGAATTAAAAGAAAAAGGATATAAGCTTTTTTTGCTTGCAAATATAGATAAATTTAGTTATGAACAAGTAAACTCTAAATTTAAGCTCGATGAGTTATTTGATAAAACATACAAAAGCTTTGAAACCGGTCTTTTAAAAATGAATCCTAAAAGTTATTTTAAAATATTAGAAGAAAATGATTTGAAACCTGAAGATGTAGTCATGGTTGGGGATTGCATAGTTAGTGATATGCAAAGCGCTGAAAATGCTGGAATAAGAGGAGTACTTATAGACCGAAGAGATAAGAGAGAATATGAAAATAAAATAGTAAGTCTTAAAGATTTGCTTGCGTTATTAGAAAATATGAATTAA